A genomic window from Sporosarcina sp. Marseille-Q4063 includes:
- a CDS encoding LacI family DNA-binding transcriptional regulator, which translates to MATIKDIAERAGVSSATVSRVLNFDASLSVADETKKRVFEAAEELDYRKRTSKKYVHQKIAVIHWYTEKEELNDLYYLSIRLGIEQRCKDIGMNPEVYFFDNIKDINPAEIEGIIAIGKFGPKQVDELTDINPLVVFVDYSPNEEKFDTIVIDFEKATNKIIDFFIATSHQKIGFIGGRELLKGQEKPIEDLRENAFQSYMKEKGLYNDRFVFVGSFSVEDGYNLMQQAIEELGEDLPTAFFISSDVMAIGSMRALHEANIAIPERVSIIGINDMSVSKHMYPSLSTIRVYTEIMGEAAVDTLLERLEGRKVAKKIVVSTKLIIRNSVKK; encoded by the coding sequence GTGGCCACAATTAAAGATATAGCGGAAAGAGCTGGCGTATCTTCTGCTACAGTTTCACGTGTACTCAATTTTGATGCAAGTTTGTCAGTTGCAGATGAAACGAAGAAAAGGGTATTCGAAGCGGCAGAAGAGTTAGATTATCGAAAGCGTACATCTAAAAAATATGTTCATCAAAAAATAGCTGTAATTCACTGGTATACAGAAAAAGAAGAATTAAATGATTTATATTATTTATCCATTCGGTTAGGGATTGAACAAAGATGTAAAGATATTGGTATGAATCCCGAAGTTTATTTTTTCGATAATATTAAGGATATTAACCCGGCAGAAATTGAAGGAATCATTGCTATTGGTAAATTCGGTCCCAAACAAGTCGATGAATTGACGGATATAAATCCACTTGTCGTTTTTGTCGATTATAGTCCAAACGAAGAAAAATTCGACACAATTGTCATTGATTTTGAAAAGGCAACGAATAAAATAATCGATTTTTTCATTGCAACTTCTCATCAGAAGATTGGCTTTATAGGCGGAAGAGAGTTGCTGAAGGGTCAAGAAAAACCAATAGAGGATCTGCGTGAAAATGCTTTTCAATCTTATATGAAAGAAAAAGGGTTGTATAATGACCGTTTTGTTTTTGTGGGTTCTTTTTCCGTCGAAGATGGCTATAATTTAATGCAACAAGCGATTGAAGAATTGGGCGAGGACTTACCTACCGCATTTTTCATCAGTAGTGATGTTATGGCAATCGGAAGTATGCGCGCCCTGCATGAAGCAAATATTGCTATTCCAGAACGAGTGAGCATCATTGGGATCAATGATATGTCTGTTTCAAAACATATGTACCCTTCACTGAGCACGATAAGAGTATATACAGAGATAATGGGTGAAGCGGCCGTGGATACATTATTAGAGAGATTAGAAGGTAGAAAAGTTGCAAAGAAAATAGTTGTCTCTACAAAACTAATCATCCGAAATAGTGTTAAGAAATAA
- a CDS encoding GntR family transcriptional regulator — MEKSRIPLYFQLMQELIDKIDNEVYVEHEKLPSERELCTIYNMSRITIRQALQELERENYIYKMHGKGTFVAPKLYNQKLVKLYSFTEEMKKSGKIPSTKVLEFHEMVADERLASKMDIKPFEEVFQVIRLRLADDEPLMYETSYLPKKIFPNLTQKDVVEKPMYSVFLDDYQIQATKAFERFKATSVRSKEAVHLKMIENQPAMLITRSTYYENTLIEYTISIARGDKFDYTVELT, encoded by the coding sequence ATGGAGAAAAGCAGGATTCCGTTATACTTTCAGTTAATGCAAGAGTTGATTGATAAAATTGATAATGAAGTTTATGTTGAGCATGAAAAATTGCCGTCTGAACGTGAATTATGCACGATATATAATATGAGCCGCATCACAATTAGACAGGCATTACAAGAATTAGAACGAGAAAACTATATTTATAAAATGCATGGAAAAGGGACGTTTGTTGCTCCCAAATTGTACAATCAAAAATTAGTGAAGCTTTATAGTTTTACTGAAGAAATGAAAAAGTCAGGAAAAATACCATCGACAAAAGTGTTAGAATTTCATGAGATGGTTGCAGACGAACGATTAGCCAGTAAGATGGACATCAAGCCATTTGAGGAAGTTTTTCAAGTCATTCGTTTACGGTTAGCGGATGATGAACCGTTGATGTATGAAACATCGTATCTACCAAAAAAGATTTTTCCGAACCTGACACAAAAAGACGTAGTCGAAAAACCGATGTATTCCGTCTTTCTTGATGATTATCAGATTCAAGCTACGAAAGCATTTGAACGTTTTAAAGCGACAAGCGTCCGTTCCAAAGAGGCTGTCCATTTAAAAATGATCGAAAATCAACCAGCTATGCTAATTACGCGAAGCACCTATTATGAAAATACATTAATTGAATATACGATTAGTATAGCCCGTGGCGATAAGTTCGATTATACGGTTGAATTAACATAA
- a CDS encoding SIS domain-containing protein, protein MFNITVDQMTKQNAVHTTGEIHQQPAVWQELIEDFFAQQASYKEFLETIYKKHQSVRVIFTGAGTSAFVGDTLVPELAKQNNRNIQFESIPTTDIVSNPTEYLFKEQPTILVSFARSGNSPESVATVSLGQEIVDDFYQVVITCNKIGLLAENIKEDKNSITLLMPEKANDQSLAMTSSFTSMIIAGFALFTDNVFSKEVANQVIESAEQLVENLGDRIDEILEFDFERIVYLGSGLLAQLSHEAALKMLELSNGQVVAIHESSLGFRHGPKSILNDQSAVVLFVSQNPYTRKYDLDILRELAAADTFKIIALTETKDDEVAELANWQLTVNRGSKPFANDFNLSLLYAIFAQVLALKKSLQLGITPDNPSPDGLISRVVKGVTIYDYQ, encoded by the coding sequence ATGTTTAATATCACAGTAGATCAAATGACGAAGCAAAATGCAGTTCATACAACTGGGGAAATCCATCAACAACCAGCTGTTTGGCAAGAGTTAATCGAGGATTTTTTTGCACAACAAGCATCCTATAAAGAATTTCTTGAGACAATTTACAAAAAACATCAAAGCGTTCGTGTCATATTCACAGGCGCTGGAACTTCCGCGTTTGTAGGAGATACGCTTGTACCAGAATTGGCGAAACAAAATAATAGAAATATCCAGTTCGAATCGATTCCGACAACGGATATCGTATCGAACCCGACTGAGTATTTGTTTAAAGAACAACCAACCATTTTGGTATCGTTTGCAAGATCTGGAAATAGTCCCGAAAGTGTTGCAACGGTTTCACTTGGACAAGAAATTGTGGATGATTTTTATCAAGTGGTTATTACATGCAACAAGATTGGCCTATTAGCGGAAAATATCAAAGAGGATAAAAATAGTATTACTTTATTAATGCCTGAAAAAGCAAATGATCAATCATTAGCAATGACAAGTAGCTTCACAAGTATGATTATTGCAGGGTTTGCACTCTTTACAGACAATGTTTTTTCAAAAGAAGTTGCAAATCAAGTAATTGAAAGTGCTGAACAGTTGGTTGAAAACCTTGGAGATCGTATTGATGAAATACTTGAATTCGATTTTGAACGAATTGTCTATTTAGGTTCTGGTTTACTTGCGCAGTTATCTCATGAGGCAGCGTTAAAAATGCTTGAACTTTCAAATGGTCAAGTTGTTGCGATTCATGAATCATCACTCGGTTTTCGTCATGGACCGAAATCGATTTTAAATGATCAATCCGCCGTGGTTTTATTTGTCTCACAAAATCCATATACGCGAAAATACGATCTTGATATTTTAAGAGAGTTAGCGGCTGCGGATACTTTTAAAATTATTGCTTTAACTGAAACAAAAGATGATGAGGTTGCGGAACTTGCGAATTGGCAACTAACCGTCAATCGTGGATCAAAACCATTTGCGAATGACTTTAATCTTTCGTTGCTCTATGCTATTTTTGCACAAGTATTAGCTTTAAAAAAATCACTACAATTAGGGATTACCCCAGATAATCCAAGTCCGGATGGGTTAATCAGTCGCGTCGTAAAAGGCGTCACCATATATGACTATCAGTAA
- a CDS encoding tagatose-bisphosphate aldolase subunit GatY, translating into MGYVQNTKEMLIKAREEGYAVPAFNIHNLETIQVVVEAAAELRSPLILAATPGTMDYAGRAYIQAIAEIAAKEHDIPIALHLDHHETLASITESLNLGVKSVMIDGSHGLFEDNIAISKAVVNEAHKFGATVEAELGKLVGQEDDIIVKAEDAEYTDPDMAKEFSERTGIDSLAVAIGTGHGLYETKPNLDFDRLRKIRDVVDIPLVLHGASGISKEDVRKCISLGCAKVNVSTELKIPFSNSLREFLIENPNESDTRRYMGPAKEAMKKVAMEKIEMCMSNGKA; encoded by the coding sequence ATGGGGTATGTACAAAACACGAAGGAAATGTTAATCAAAGCAAGAGAAGAAGGTTATGCGGTTCCTGCATTTAATATTCATAACCTCGAAACGATTCAAGTCGTAGTTGAAGCTGCTGCGGAATTAAGATCACCGTTGATCTTGGCTGCAACACCTGGAACAATGGATTACGCGGGGCGAGCATACATTCAAGCTATCGCGGAAATTGCAGCTAAAGAACATGATATTCCTATCGCATTACATTTAGATCATCATGAAACGTTAGCATCAATTACAGAATCGCTAAATCTTGGTGTTAAATCTGTCATGATTGATGGGTCACATGGATTGTTTGAAGATAATATTGCAATTTCCAAAGCAGTTGTAAACGAAGCACATAAATTCGGTGCAACTGTAGAGGCTGAACTAGGGAAGCTGGTCGGTCAAGAAGATGATATTATTGTGAAAGCAGAAGATGCAGAGTATACGGACCCAGATATGGCGAAAGAGTTTAGTGAAAGAACTGGTATTGATTCTTTGGCAGTTGCGATTGGAACAGGGCATGGCTTATATGAAACGAAACCGAATCTCGATTTTGACCGTTTACGTAAAATTCGTGATGTTGTCGATATTCCGCTCGTTCTGCACGGTGCTTCAGGTATTTCGAAAGAGGATGTCCGAAAATGTATTTCACTTGGTTGTGCAAAAGTGAATGTTTCGACAGAGTTAAAGATTCCATTCTCGAATTCATTACGGGAGTTCTTAATCGAAAATCCGAATGAATCGGATACGAGAAGATATATGGGACCAGCTAAAGAAGCGATGAAGAAAGTCGCAATGGAAAAAATTGAAATGTGTATGAGTAACGGAAAAGCCTAA
- a CDS encoding hexose kinase: MILTLTLNPAVDISYKLDRLELDVVNRVASVSKTAGGKGLNVARVLHQLGEEVAASGFLGGSLGSFISAELQVIGINDFFVPIQGETRNCIAILHEGKQTEILESGPIISEVEAGFFLGKFEEYIQQVDLVTISGSLPKGLSVDFYAKLIEISNRYETKVLLDTNGTLLTSTLNSTSKPYLIKPNEEEMAELLGKSTIDEVEIIGALESMLFTDIPWVVVTLGANGAIVKHNKTIYRAALPKVNAINPVGSGDSVVAGFAAGITRGLTDEELIKFGLTMGVLNALEDKTGYINIEKVETVSSQIEVKSTSIH; the protein is encoded by the coding sequence ATGATTTTAACTTTGACATTAAATCCTGCTGTTGATATTAGTTATAAGCTAGATCGTTTGGAATTAGATGTGGTTAATCGAGTGGCGAGTGTTTCAAAAACTGCAGGGGGTAAAGGCTTAAATGTTGCTCGGGTATTGCATCAGCTTGGTGAAGAAGTTGCTGCATCGGGTTTTTTGGGTGGCAGCTTGGGAAGTTTTATAAGCGCAGAACTTCAGGTAATTGGAATCAATGATTTTTTTGTTCCGATACAAGGAGAAACAAGAAATTGTATCGCTATTCTCCATGAAGGTAAGCAGACAGAAATTCTAGAAAGCGGACCAATCATTTCAGAAGTTGAGGCTGGATTTTTCCTTGGGAAATTTGAGGAATATATACAGCAAGTAGATTTAGTAACGATTTCTGGTAGTTTGCCTAAAGGTTTATCAGTTGATTTCTACGCTAAATTAATCGAAATCTCAAATCGCTATGAAACGAAGGTGTTATTGGATACGAATGGGACATTGTTAACTTCAACATTAAACAGTACCAGTAAACCGTATCTCATTAAACCAAATGAGGAGGAAATGGCAGAGTTACTTGGGAAATCTACTATTGACGAAGTTGAAATAATTGGAGCATTAGAGAGCATGTTATTTACTGATATTCCTTGGGTTGTAGTGACCCTTGGAGCGAACGGTGCAATCGTAAAACACAATAAAACCATCTATCGAGCTGCTCTACCGAAAGTTAACGCTATCAATCCAGTCGGCTCGGGTGATTCAGTTGTTGCAGGATTCGCTGCTGGAATAACTCGCGGCTTGACCGATGAAGAATTAATAAAGTTCGGGCTTACTATGGGTGTACTTAATGCACTAGAAGATAAAACTGGTTATATTAATATAGAGAAAGTAGAGACAGTTTCAAGCCAAATCGAAGTGAAAAGTACCAGCATTCATTAA
- the nagA gene encoding N-acetylglucosamine-6-phosphate deacetylase encodes MGDLYLTNATIVLENRVLSKGFIHIIGERIESVGEMEACPPISDLDKIYDCSDKQYVIPGMIDIHVHGAAGYDFMDGNTKAVEAIAFALTKEGVTSFLATTITNPVDYTSNAIGNLNSYSVHNNKPGVAELVGIHLEGPFINKEQKGAQPEESILPPNVVLFKEWQELSGNTIKIITYAPELDINFELLTELNKTEVIPSMGHTNATYDESIHAIHNGVSHATHLFNGMKGFHHREPGVVGAVLLRDDVYVEIIPDGIHFHSDLVKLIVKMKGLEKVLVITDGMRAKGLPDGNYDLGGQEVIVSDGSCLLVSTGSLAGSVVTMNNARLNLVEWLDLSIVEQVQVTSVNQAKRLEIFDRKGSIEAGKDADLVVLGSDGQIELTICRGKISYQRES; translated from the coding sequence TTGGGAGATTTATATTTAACAAATGCCACGATTGTTCTAGAAAATAGGGTTTTGTCAAAAGGTTTTATTCATATAATCGGTGAGCGGATTGAGTCGGTTGGAGAGATGGAAGCCTGCCCGCCAATAAGTGATTTGGATAAAATATACGACTGTTCAGATAAACAATATGTAATCCCAGGAATGATTGATATTCATGTCCATGGAGCAGCTGGATATGATTTTATGGATGGAAATACGAAAGCAGTTGAAGCGATTGCTTTTGCTCTAACAAAAGAGGGTGTTACCTCCTTTCTAGCAACAACCATAACCAATCCAGTTGATTATACAAGTAATGCAATCGGAAATCTTAATTCTTACAGTGTGCACAATAATAAACCTGGCGTAGCAGAATTAGTCGGCATTCATTTAGAAGGCCCTTTTATTAATAAAGAACAAAAAGGTGCACAGCCTGAAGAGAGTATTTTACCTCCTAATGTTGTGCTTTTTAAAGAATGGCAAGAGTTGTCGGGGAATACTATTAAAATTATTACATATGCACCGGAGTTAGATATAAATTTTGAGCTTCTAACTGAACTTAATAAGACAGAAGTTATTCCCTCTATGGGGCATACAAATGCAACTTATGATGAATCTATTCATGCGATTCATAACGGGGTTTCTCATGCCACGCATTTGTTTAATGGGATGAAGGGGTTTCATCATCGTGAACCGGGGGTTGTTGGAGCGGTTCTTCTGCGGGATGATGTGTACGTTGAAATCATTCCAGACGGGATTCATTTTCATTCTGATTTAGTAAAGCTTATTGTCAAGATGAAAGGGCTTGAAAAAGTGTTGGTCATTACGGATGGAATGCGTGCAAAAGGGTTGCCAGATGGTAATTATGATTTGGGTGGACAGGAAGTAATTGTTAGTGATGGAAGTTGTTTGTTAGTGTCCACCGGTTCATTGGCTGGGAGTGTTGTAACGATGAATAACGCTCGCTTGAATCTAGTAGAATGGCTTGATTTATCAATCGTTGAACAAGTGCAGGTGACCTCCGTTAACCAAGCCAAACGTTTAGAAATTTTTGATCGCAAAGGATCTATTGAAGCTGGAAAAGATGCTGATCTAGTAGTTCTCGGTTCAGATGGTCAAATCGAATTAACAATTTGTAGAGGGAAGATTTCTTATCAGCGAGAATCCTAA
- a CDS encoding Gfo/Idh/MocA family protein, whose amino-acid sequence MKFGIIGTNWITDRFIKAASAHQEFAVGAIYSRTEETGRAFAEKHHVQNVYTNMEEMFQSGNIDAVYIASPNAFHAEQSILAMENGIHVLCEKPAVTTVEEMDQVIEASQQYGVTFMEAMKSTVTPSFLNLKKNLDKIGAIRRFVFHYNQYSSRYDSYKDGIIENAFKPELGNGAKTDLGVYAIAPIVHLVGEPISVLKNNYLLSTGAEGQGSMILNYDGFEAVVMYSKISDSFLPSEIQGENGVIEIDKISDPQQVVIKYRDGRTEDISVKHEFDTMYYEVEEFINSVKNRQVESTINTHEISRKVTKLLV is encoded by the coding sequence ATGAAATTTGGTATTATCGGAACAAATTGGATAACAGATCGATTTATAAAAGCAGCAAGTGCGCATCAAGAGTTTGCTGTTGGAGCGATTTATTCGCGGACTGAGGAAACTGGCAGAGCATTTGCAGAAAAACATCATGTTCAAAATGTGTATACGAATATGGAAGAGATGTTCCAGAGTGGGAATATTGATGCGGTTTATATCGCTTCGCCGAATGCGTTTCATGCGGAACAAAGTATATTGGCAATGGAAAATGGCATTCATGTCCTTTGCGAAAAGCCTGCTGTCACGACTGTTGAAGAAATGGATCAAGTGATTGAAGCATCCCAGCAATATGGTGTTACATTTATGGAGGCTATGAAGTCGACGGTTACACCATCTTTCCTTAATTTAAAAAAGAACTTGGACAAAATTGGCGCGATACGTCGCTTTGTCTTTCATTACAATCAATATTCTTCTCGGTACGACAGTTACAAGGATGGCATTATAGAGAATGCGTTTAAACCTGAGTTAGGCAATGGCGCGAAGACGGATTTAGGGGTCTATGCGATTGCGCCGATTGTACATTTAGTCGGCGAACCTATTTCTGTTTTGAAAAATAACTATTTACTGTCCACAGGCGCGGAAGGTCAAGGCAGCATGATTTTGAATTATGACGGCTTTGAAGCCGTTGTGATGTACTCGAAGATTTCCGATTCATTTTTACCGAGTGAAATTCAAGGTGAAAATGGCGTCATTGAAATTGACAAAATTAGTGATCCACAGCAAGTGGTTATTAAATACAGAGATGGTCGAACTGAGGATATTTCTGTTAAACACGAGTTTGACACGATGTATTATGAAGTTGAAGAGTTTATTAACAGTGTGAAGAATAGACAAGTTGAGTCGACGATAAATACACATGAAATTTCTCGTAAGGTTACGAAATTACTTGTTTAA